The following DNA comes from Ricinus communis isolate WT05 ecotype wild-type chromosome 10, ASM1957865v1, whole genome shotgun sequence.
tattttagttttattgaatatattaaattactaacgTGGAATTCATTTGGAAATCCTATCtgttttgttagaatttagttcAACTATAACAAATTCTACATAAAATGGGTTATATAGAATTCTAAAGCACGTTAACTTtagatttgtaaataaattctataatatttattgattttaactAATCATAACGTAAATAAACATACTTaccaaatttaaaaagtacttatatatatatatatatatatcattttaattgaTCTAAACTACGATGTAGTCTCAttgaatttattgattaagGTGAAGTATAGAATCcaactaatataattgaatttgaattcaactaatattaaaatgactaGAACTAgctatttaaataattaaactttttcttataaattgttTGTATTTCTTACTGCTTAGTAATATGAAATTCCTAACAATACGAAGGTGAAGATTTGTATTcgaaaattttctaattttcataGGTAAAAAACCAATTAGACTACTTACTCATTAACTGCTATATAGCTTCTATACAAAAAACAATATGATATGCTTGAAATGAGAAGGCAGATAAAAACCTTGAGCCATTGAAGGTGTGCTCAGATGGTGAATGCCAATGACACTGTAGCAGTTTAAAAATGGTCCCATTGACCTTAATTTTACCAGCATTTCCTTTCCATCTGACCTGGAAAATACATTACTGTATTTTGAGATAATAAGTCATCAAATAATTTAAGGAGAAACAATTGCAAATCAtgaaatgtttttatttttgtttttttttttttttttttactgtgATATCATGTCCTCGGTTTTTAATAGTTGCTGGTGCTGGTTGGTAATCTCGTTTCAATTTGCCTAGACTGGGCAACACTTGAACTTTTTGTTGAGAAAGATTGACTGGAGATTGCAATTTCCCATTGCTACATGTTCTCCATCTTCTATTGATTAGACCCCACTCCTTAGGTCCTTTGCCAGTGCCCTCTCTATATAAATATGGACTTTCATCACCTGCATCACCCACATAagttctatttttcaaaagaaaaaaacagaaaaattaacacaaaaatagATCGAAGCAGtatgattttaaaaatgagaTCACGCCATATTggattctaaaaattaaacttcCAACTAAATCAAAGTTTGTCGAGTTGATTTAACTAGTTTGAACTAGTCGACTagactaattttataataaaaattaaaataaatttaagaaattttgtCAGACAAACGGACTAGTGTTCCAAtcattctgtgagttaaataGCCATTGACCCCTTTCCTGATTGATCACCTTTATGTTAggataataagaaaaagtattaattaaaCAGCAATAAGGAGAGACATACCAGTTTCTAAGGACATAGAAGCACTGGAAAGTAGAGTGAGAGAGCATAAAACAATAATCAGAAGAAGAACGTTGAAATTGTAACTCTTCATCATATTATatgtgttttttcttttcttttcttctttgtgagTCTCCAATTTACTGAATTTTTATAGCTCATCATTAGTTGAGCTTGAGTAGCACactgaaaaaggaaaaggagaaaagctATGGAAGTGAATCATATCTGATGGGTATATATTTGTCCACATCAGAACTCTTAAGCTAAGTAATTCTTCCACAATTAACTCTTTTTGGTATTAATAAAACAtgtgaagaagaaaagcatataattcttttctttactttcaAGGCAATGGCCCATGAATTTTGCGTACCTATGCTTATCTCTAGTAATCTGCATCCCAAGAATCTTTGTCGCTGGACCTAAATCGGAGTACATCAATCGTATTTTAGAGAGATATAACATGGATAAGGCTAAACCAGTTAGTACATTATTGGCTAGTCATTCTCGCTTATCCAAGGATCAGTCTCCTCAGACAGAGGATGATAGAGATGTCATGGCCAAGGTACCTTATGCCTCGGCCATTGGAAGCTTGATGTATGCGATGATTTGTACTAGACCAAATATTGGGCATGCAGCGGGAGTTGTTAGTAGATACATGTGAAATCCAGGAAAAGCTCACTGGGAAGCAGTGAAGTGGATACTAAGGTATCTAAAAGGCACCATAAAGAAGTGTTTATACTTTGGTAAGGGTGAACTAAAAGTACAAGGCTATATAGATGCAGACTTTGGAGGTGAAGTTGATTACCGGAAAAGCACCACGGGTTACATATTCACTGTTGGAACTACAACTGTGAGTTAGATGTTGCAACTACAGAAGATTATAGCTCTATTCACTACAGAGGCAGAGTATGTAGTAGTGACTGAAGCTAGTAAAGAGATGATATGGCTTCAAGGTTTGTTAACTGGGTTGGGATTTAAGCAGGAGAATAATGTGTTGTACAGTGATAGTCAAAGTGCAATACACTTGGCAAAGAATTCAGCATTTTATTCCAAAACTAAGCATATTGGACTTCGATATCATTTCAACAGGTCTTTGTTGGAAGATGAAGTTTTAAAGTTAGAGAAGATCCAAGGAAGCAAGAATCCGACTGATATGTTGACAAAGACAGTGACTATTGACAAATTGAAGTTGTGCTCAACTTCAATTAGCCTACAAGAGTAACAAGCCAGAAAGTTCCGCCGCATA
Coding sequences within:
- the LOC8268655 gene encoding alpha carbonic anhydrase 4 isoform X1; translation: MMKSYNFNVLLLIIVLCSLTLLSSASMSLETGDESPYLYREGTGKGPKEWGLINRRWRTCSNGKLQSPVNLSQQKVQVLPSLGKLKRDYQPAPATIKNRGHDITVRWKGNAGKIKVNGTIFKLLQCHWHSPSEHTFNGSRFELELHMVHFSPERKIAVVAIVYEYGRPDSFLSRLFHHIKSVGKEERNIGIINPGDIKFGSRKYYRYIGSLTVPPCTEGVIWTISKKIRTASREQVKALRDVVHDGFKTNARPTQPSHERAIYLYSP
- the LOC8268655 gene encoding alpha carbonic anhydrase 4 isoform X2; translation: MMKSYNFNVLLLIIVLCSLTLLSSASMSLETGDESPYLYREGTGKGPKEWGLINRRWRTCSNGKLQSPVNLSQQKVQVLPSLGKLKRDYQPAPATIKNRGHDITVRWKGNAGKIKVNGTIFKLLQCHWHSPSEHTFNGSRFELELHMVHFSPERKIAVVAIVYEYGRPDSFLSRLFHHIKSVGKEERNIGIINPGDIKFGSRKYYRYIGSLTVPPCTEGVIWTISKKGFKTNARPTQPSHERAIYLYSP